One Syntrophales bacterium genomic window, TTGAAAGCTGTTCCCGGCATGAAACTGGTAGAGATGGGGAGAAATCGGGACAAAAGCTTCTGCTGTGGCGCCGGCGGTGCCAGGATGTGGATGGAAGAGGATATCGGTGAAAGAATTAATGATATGAGAACGGATCAGGCAATTGAGGTAAATGCAGAAAAGATTGCCCTTGCCTGCCCATTCTGTTT contains:
- a CDS encoding (Fe-S)-binding protein — its product is LKAVPGMKLVEMGRNRDKSFCCGAGGARMWMEEDIGERINDMRTDQAIEVNAEKIALACPFCLTMMSDGIKDRKMEEKVEALDIAEIIWDAMDME